From a single Helicovermis profundi genomic region:
- the ord gene encoding 2,4-diaminopentanoate dehydrogenase, whose protein sequence is MNKENVKVAIWGFGAMGSGMARMLLNKKGVEIVGVCDMHPERVNKDIFEVLGVEKGERKSVLINPEIKEVLTEKCCDICLIATDSFTKKAFPKLKFALEQKVNVISTAEEMAYPKAQNPELAAELDKIAKENGVSILGTGINPGLIMDLLVVTLTGCMTDVEHIEAKRVNSLSPFGPAVMEEQGVGMKVDDFNRGVEDGSLAGHVGFSESINMIGDAIGWKVEKIEQQMKPIVTTVDRQAPYGFAAAGDVAGVNMTGQGHVNGSVLIDMIHPQQIEPEMEGTFTGDYISIKGTPEVNMVIKPEVEGGLGTIAMCCNMIPHVINSHPGLKTMIDLPVPRAIMGDMREFIYRG, encoded by the coding sequence ATGAATAAAGAAAACGTTAAAGTTGCAATATGGGGATTTGGTGCTATGGGAAGTGGAATGGCACGTATGTTATTAAACAAAAAAGGTGTAGAGATTGTTGGAGTTTGTGACATGCACCCTGAAAGAGTTAATAAAGATATATTTGAAGTTTTAGGTGTTGAAAAAGGAGAAAGAAAATCAGTTTTAATTAATCCTGAGATTAAAGAAGTATTAACTGAAAAATGTTGCGATATTTGTTTAATTGCTACAGATTCTTTTACTAAAAAAGCTTTTCCTAAATTAAAATTTGCCTTAGAGCAAAAAGTTAATGTAATTTCAACTGCTGAAGAAATGGCTTATCCAAAAGCTCAGAATCCTGAACTTGCAGCTGAACTTGATAAAATTGCTAAAGAGAACGGAGTTTCAATTTTAGGAACTGGAATTAACCCAGGTTTAATTATGGACTTATTAGTTGTAACTTTAACAGGTTGTATGACTGATGTAGAACATATTGAAGCAAAAAGAGTAAATAGTTTATCACCTTTTGGACCTGCTGTAATGGAAGAGCAAGGCGTTGGAATGAAAGTTGATGATTTTAATAGAGGCGTTGAAGATGGTTCTCTAGCAGGTCACGTTGGATTTTCTGAATCAATTAATATGATTGGTGACGCTATTGGCTGGAAGGTTGAAAAAATCGAACAACAAATGAAACCAATTGTTACAACAGTAGATAGACAAGCTCCTTACGGTTTTGCTGCTGCTGGAGATGTTGCTGGAGTAAATATGACTGGTCAAGGACATGTTAATGGATCTGTACTAATCGATATGATTCACCCACAACAAATTGAGCCAGAAATGGAAGGAACTTTTACTGGTGATTATATTTCTATAAAAGGTACTCCAGAAGTGAATATGGTTATAAAACCTGAAGTAGAAGGCGGACTTGGAACAATTGCAATGTGTTGTAATATGATCCCTCACGTTATCAATTCTCATCCTGGTCTTAAGACTATGATTGATTTACCAGTTCCAAGAGCAATTATGGGAGATATGAGAGAATTTATTTATAGAGGATAA